A portion of the Stella humosa genome contains these proteins:
- a CDS encoding aspartate/glutamate racemase family protein produces MEILVVNPNTTRAMTDKIGRAAQAAAAPGTRVRATQPAMGPASIEGFYDEAFSVPGLLAEIAAGEAAGVAGHVIACFDDTGLDAARCLAAAPVVGIGEAAFHVAALLAHRFTVVTTLSRSIAAIEGNLVRYGLATRCARVRAAEVPVLALEDRDGDAIGRIATEIERARAEDRADAIVLGCAGMADLAGELSAAHGLPVIDGVAAAVVLVEGLARLGLRTAKSGPYAPPLPKAYAGMFAPFAPRAG; encoded by the coding sequence ATGGAGATCCTGGTCGTCAACCCCAATACCACCCGCGCCATGACCGACAAGATCGGCCGCGCGGCCCAGGCGGCCGCCGCCCCCGGCACGCGGGTTCGCGCCACCCAGCCGGCGATGGGGCCGGCCTCGATCGAGGGCTTCTACGACGAGGCCTTCTCGGTGCCGGGCCTGCTGGCCGAGATCGCGGCGGGCGAGGCGGCCGGCGTGGCGGGCCACGTCATCGCCTGCTTCGACGATACCGGGCTGGATGCCGCCCGCTGCCTGGCTGCCGCGCCCGTCGTCGGCATCGGCGAGGCGGCCTTCCACGTCGCGGCCCTGCTGGCCCATCGCTTCACGGTCGTCACCACCCTGTCGCGCTCGATCGCGGCGATCGAGGGCAACCTCGTGCGCTATGGCCTGGCCACCCGCTGCGCGCGGGTGCGCGCGGCCGAGGTGCCGGTGCTGGCGCTGGAGGACCGTGACGGCGACGCCATCGGCCGCATCGCGACCGAGATCGAGCGGGCCCGGGCCGAGGACCGGGCCGACGCCATCGTGCTCGGCTGTGCCGGCATGGCCGACCTGGCGGGCGAGTTGTCGGCCGCCCACGGCCTGCCGGTGATCGACGGCGTGGCCGCGGCGGTCGTGCTGGTGGAGGGGCTGGCGCGGCTCGGCCTGCGCACGGCCAAGTCCGGCCCCTACGCCCCGCCGCTGCCCAAGGCCTATGCGGGGATGTTCGCCCCCTTCGCTCCCAGGGCCGGCTGA
- a CDS encoding ABC transporter permease, protein MRRPPAFWVLSGFFALFVLFLYGPVITIVVLSFQGPSGGLTFPMQGMSLHWFGRLWEGVGVVDIWAAFGRSFRLGLVVMVLTVLVSLAAGYAFRRRFPGSGLVFYAAVASLIVPSIVVSLGIAVMFRLLDLGVTSVGEALGIEWFAESFQTTAGIYTSGLGAHLTWTLPFGLLIMFAVFNRFDGRFEEAARDLGATPWQTFRHVVLPIVAPSLIGIGLFGFTLSWDEAARSSQALGGDQNTLPLELTGLTTTVTNPEIYALGSLTTGVSFAVILSALLTIRALRHRAAALRAKG, encoded by the coding sequence ATGCGGCGCCCCCCTGCCTTCTGGGTCCTGTCCGGCTTCTTCGCGCTCTTCGTGCTGTTTCTCTATGGCCCGGTCATCACCATTGTCGTGCTGTCCTTCCAGGGACCGTCCGGCGGCCTCACCTTCCCGATGCAGGGGATGTCGCTGCACTGGTTCGGCCGGCTGTGGGAAGGGGTGGGCGTGGTCGACATCTGGGCCGCCTTCGGCCGCTCGTTCCGGCTGGGCCTCGTCGTCATGGTGCTGACGGTGCTGGTGTCGCTGGCCGCCGGATATGCCTTCCGGCGGCGCTTCCCGGGCTCGGGCCTCGTCTTCTATGCCGCCGTCGCCAGCCTGATCGTGCCTTCGATCGTGGTCTCGCTCGGCATCGCCGTCATGTTCCGCCTGCTCGACCTGGGTGTCACGTCGGTGGGTGAGGCGCTGGGCATCGAGTGGTTCGCCGAGAGCTTCCAGACGACGGCCGGCATCTACACCTCGGGCCTGGGCGCCCACCTGACCTGGACGCTGCCGTTCGGCCTCTTGATCATGTTCGCGGTCTTCAACCGCTTCGACGGCCGCTTCGAGGAGGCCGCGCGCGACCTCGGCGCCACGCCGTGGCAGACCTTCCGCCATGTCGTGCTGCCGATTGTGGCGCCTTCGCTGATCGGCATCGGCCTGTTCGGCTTCACGCTGTCCTGGGACGAGGCCGCGCGCAGCAGCCAGGCGCTGGGCGGCGACCAGAACACCTTGCCGCTGGAACTGACCGGCCTCACCACCACCGTCACCAACCCCGAGATCTATGCCCTTGGCAGCCTGACGACGGGTGTCTCCTTCGCCGTCATCCTGTCTGCCCTGCTGACGATCCGGGCGCTGCGCCACCGCGCGGCCGCCTTGCGCGCGAAGGGCTGA
- a CDS encoding ABC transporter permease, with protein MASMTRPYPNRAALWQAAPLALLLAVFFVLPLVLVVVVSVWDYNDYAILPDVTPRNYRDVFEGCVASLPELCLTFKTYLSTLKFCLLVWLSTLLIGFTVAYFLAFHVRSLGWQVVLFLVCTIPFWTSNVIRMISWIPLLGRNGVINQWLQSVGVTDAPLEWLLFSDFSVLLAFVHLYTMFMIVPIFNSMTRIDRSLLEAAYDAGASGWQTLWNVVVPLCKPGIVIGSIFVVTIVMGDFVTIGVMGGQQIASIGKIISVQMSYLQFPLAAANAVILLAVVMMIIWAMTRVVDIRKEL; from the coding sequence ATGGCGTCGATGACCCGGCCCTACCCCAATCGGGCCGCACTCTGGCAGGCCGCCCCGCTGGCGCTGCTGCTGGCGGTGTTCTTCGTGCTGCCGCTGGTGCTGGTCGTCGTCGTCAGCGTCTGGGACTACAACGACTACGCCATCCTGCCGGACGTGACGCCGCGCAACTATCGCGACGTGTTCGAGGGCTGCGTCGCCTCGCTGCCGGAGCTGTGCCTGACCTTCAAGACCTACCTGTCGACGCTGAAGTTCTGCCTGCTGGTCTGGCTGTCGACGCTGCTGATCGGCTTCACGGTCGCCTATTTCCTGGCCTTCCATGTGCGCTCGCTGGGCTGGCAGGTGGTGCTGTTCCTGGTCTGCACCATCCCCTTCTGGACCTCGAACGTCATCCGCATGATCTCGTGGATCCCGCTGCTCGGCCGCAACGGCGTCATCAACCAGTGGCTCCAGTCCGTCGGCGTCACCGACGCGCCGCTGGAATGGCTGCTGTTCTCGGACTTCTCGGTCCTGCTGGCCTTCGTCCACCTCTACACGATGTTCATGATCGTCCCGATCTTCAACTCGATGACGCGCATCGACCGGTCGCTGCTGGAGGCGGCCTACGACGCCGGCGCGTCCGGCTGGCAGACCCTGTGGAACGTCGTCGTCCCGCTCTGCAAGCCCGGTATCGTCATCGGCTCGATCTTCGTCGTCACCATCGTCATGGGCGACTTCGTGACGATCGGCGTCATGGGCGGGCAGCAGATCGCCTCGATCGGCAAGATCATCAGCGTGCAGATGAGCTACCTGCAGTTCCCGCTGGCGGCGGCCAACGCGGTCATCCTGCTGGCCGTCGTGATGATGATCATCTGGGCCATGACCCGCGTCGTCGACATCCGCAAGGAGCTCTAA
- a CDS encoding ABC transporter substrate-binding protein codes for MTKASTNKTGTTISRRALLKGAAATAGVGTITGFPAIVSAEPVTLRYLGTAVNQSREIAEKVKQDLGIIIEYIPVTTDDVTKRVITQPNSFDIVDTEYFSLKKLVPSGNLLGMDAKRIKLADKITPVFTRGEVGGKKIGDQGTAPKKVFYLEGQTSKKFASQPTQWITLIPTVYNADTLGIRPDLIKRPIESWKELLNPEFKGKASILNIPSIGIMDAAMVVEASGIHKYADKGNMTKAEIDLTMKVMIEAKKAGQFRAFWKDFNESVNLMASGETVIQSMWSPAVTKVRSMGVACTYQPLKEGYRAWAAGFALPKTLKGKKLDASYDFINWFLSGWAGAFLNRQGYYSAVLDTAKANMEAYEWAYWMEGKPAEKDIKAPDGTVLEKAGAMRDGGSYEARMGGVACWNAIMDENEYMVRKWNEFIAA; via the coding sequence ATGACCAAGGCCAGCACGAACAAGACGGGGACCACGATTTCCCGCCGCGCCCTGCTGAAGGGGGCGGCCGCCACGGCCGGCGTCGGCACCATCACCGGCTTCCCGGCCATCGTCTCGGCCGAGCCGGTGACGCTGCGCTATCTCGGCACCGCGGTGAACCAGTCGCGCGAGATCGCCGAGAAGGTGAAGCAGGACCTCGGCATCATCATCGAATACATCCCCGTCACCACCGACGACGTCACCAAGCGCGTCATCACCCAGCCGAACTCGTTCGACATCGTCGACACCGAATACTTCTCGCTGAAGAAGCTGGTGCCGTCGGGCAACCTGCTCGGCATGGACGCCAAGCGGATCAAGCTGGCCGACAAGATCACGCCCGTCTTCACCCGGGGCGAGGTCGGCGGCAAGAAGATCGGCGACCAGGGCACCGCGCCCAAGAAGGTCTTCTACCTGGAAGGCCAGACCTCGAAGAAGTTCGCGAGCCAGCCGACGCAGTGGATCACGCTGATCCCCACCGTCTACAACGCCGACACGCTGGGCATCCGCCCCGACCTGATCAAGCGCCCGATCGAGAGCTGGAAGGAGCTGCTGAACCCGGAATTCAAGGGCAAGGCCTCCATCCTCAACATCCCCTCCATCGGCATCATGGACGCGGCCATGGTCGTCGAGGCGTCGGGCATCCACAAATATGCCGACAAGGGCAACATGACGAAGGCCGAGATCGACCTCACCATGAAGGTGATGATCGAGGCCAAGAAGGCCGGCCAGTTCCGCGCCTTCTGGAAGGACTTCAACGAGAGCGTCAACCTGATGGCCTCGGGCGAGACGGTGATCCAGTCGATGTGGTCGCCGGCCGTCACCAAGGTGCGCTCGATGGGGGTCGCCTGCACCTACCAGCCGCTGAAGGAGGGCTATCGCGCCTGGGCGGCGGGCTTCGCGCTGCCCAAGACGCTGAAGGGCAAGAAGCTCGACGCCTCCTACGACTTCATCAACTGGTTCCTGTCCGGCTGGGCCGGCGCCTTCCTCAACCGCCAGGGCTACTACTCGGCCGTGCTCGATACCGCCAAGGCCAACATGGAAGCCTACGAGTGGGCCTACTGGATGGAGGGCAAGCCGGCCGAGAAGGACATCAAGGCGCCGGACGGCACGGTGCTGGAGAAGGCCGGCGCCATGCGCGACGGCGGCTCCTACGAGGCGCGCATGGGCGGCGTCGCCTGCTGGAACGCGATCATGGACGAGAACGAGTACATGGTCCGCAAGTGGAACGAGTTCATCGCCGCCTGA
- a CDS encoding ABC transporter ATP-binding protein has product MQGVAVELVKVTKRFGAVTAVDAIDLRIPAGSYCCLLGPSGCGKTSTLRMIAGHEAVDDGDIRLGDTVVTHMPPARRGTAMMFQSYALFPHLSVVDNVAFSLKMKGVARDPRRAKATEFLALVAMEKYAERLPAQLSGGQQQRVALARALVTEPQVLLLDEPLSALDPFLRGRVRAELKRLQRDLGISFIHVTHSQDEAMALADLVVVMNAGRIEQADVPRTVFDRPRSEFVARFIGGHNILATAGGRSAVRCDRVQVSRGGELPADGTGLAATVQAVEYQGSSVVLSLQEERHADLAAVLDDAIFFADPLQPGDRVTMRWRPADAHRLD; this is encoded by the coding sequence ATGCAGGGTGTCGCGGTCGAACTGGTGAAGGTCACGAAGCGCTTCGGCGCGGTGACGGCGGTCGATGCCATCGACCTGCGCATTCCGGCCGGCAGCTATTGCTGCCTGCTGGGGCCGTCCGGCTGTGGCAAGACCTCGACCTTGCGGATGATCGCCGGGCACGAGGCGGTCGACGATGGCGACATCCGGCTGGGCGACACGGTCGTCACCCACATGCCGCCCGCCCGCCGCGGCACGGCGATGATGTTCCAATCCTACGCGCTCTTTCCCCACCTGTCGGTGGTCGACAACGTCGCCTTCAGCCTGAAGATGAAGGGGGTGGCCCGCGACCCGCGCCGGGCCAAGGCGACGGAGTTCCTGGCGCTGGTCGCCATGGAGAAGTATGCCGAGCGCCTGCCGGCCCAGCTCTCGGGCGGCCAGCAGCAGCGCGTCGCACTCGCCCGCGCGCTCGTCACCGAGCCGCAGGTGCTGCTGCTGGACGAGCCCCTGTCGGCGCTGGACCCCTTCCTGCGCGGGCGGGTGCGCGCCGAGCTGAAACGCCTGCAGCGCGACCTCGGCATCAGCTTCATCCATGTCACCCACAGCCAGGACGAGGCGATGGCCCTGGCCGACCTGGTGGTGGTGATGAATGCCGGCCGCATCGAGCAGGCCGACGTGCCGCGCACGGTCTTCGACCGGCCGCGGTCGGAATTCGTCGCCCGCTTCATCGGCGGCCACAACATCCTGGCGACGGCGGGCGGTCGCTCTGCCGTGCGCTGCGACCGGGTGCAGGTATCGCGTGGCGGGGAGCTGCCGGCCGACGGGACAGGCCTGGCGGCCACCGTGCAGGCGGTCGAATATCAGGGCAGTTCGGTGGTGCTTTCCTTGCAGGAGGAACGCCATGCGGACCTGGCCGCCGTGCTCGACGACGCGATCTTCTTCGCCGACCCGCTGCAACCGGGTGACCGCGTGACCATGCGATGGCGTCCGGCGGACGCGCACCGTCTAGACTGA
- a CDS encoding glycosyltransferase family 2 protein translates to MVDHAPPTVPRVTVIVTQRERFSLSERSLETVLADRAIAFRLIYVDAGAPPAIAAYLRRRSREAGFLLLHQPAPAWPNHSRIVALRHVETEYVLFLDNDVLLEPGCIAALVACADETGAGIVGPLYLWSDGEERPRIHTAGGALKIVERPAGRAIFEIHTMMNEPVAAMDGRTAPEPCQFLEYHCLLARTDLAAGAHGIDPDIVCVHEHIDLCLEAARRGLPVMLEPRARIDYLAFADYHLHDLPYFIWRWRREAVESSLAMLSAKWNFLDDREAYSGIRAFCREHVAGKTLVHSAAAFQPAEGDAMPTPVESLAPLIRQLTRLGYPDTGLRSIVFAHDLARDLFDGCYRPCGRPFLNHAVGTAGVLAHFRLRVDIVFAGLLHAAFSHGRLDQDRAPTPAELAARLPGALGRRVILLLHRYHAWQRDPGRLLRSWPDPASLPVAEAEVAAIAIANAIEELASGEITLSAKPAAGAGQIDYLARAAVAMGSASMGQALRRLHAAVASSRLSVRLPIQDSFRLRDGRKVPAAHA, encoded by the coding sequence ATGGTCGACCATGCCCCGCCGACGGTGCCGCGCGTTACCGTCATCGTCACCCAGCGCGAGCGCTTCAGCCTGTCGGAGCGGTCGCTGGAGACGGTGCTGGCCGACCGCGCCATCGCCTTCCGCCTGATCTATGTCGATGCCGGCGCCCCGCCCGCGATTGCCGCCTATCTGCGGCGCCGGTCGCGCGAGGCGGGTTTCCTGCTACTGCACCAGCCGGCGCCGGCCTGGCCCAACCATTCGCGGATCGTGGCGCTGCGCCATGTCGAGACCGAGTATGTGCTGTTCCTCGACAACGACGTGCTGCTGGAGCCGGGCTGCATCGCCGCATTGGTCGCGTGCGCCGACGAAACCGGGGCCGGCATCGTCGGGCCGCTCTATCTGTGGTCGGATGGCGAGGAGCGGCCGCGCATCCATACGGCGGGTGGCGCCCTGAAGATCGTCGAGCGCCCGGCCGGCCGCGCGATCTTCGAGATCCACACCATGATGAACGAGCCGGTCGCCGCCATGGACGGGCGCACCGCCCCGGAGCCGTGCCAGTTCCTGGAATATCACTGCCTGCTGGCCCGCACCGACCTGGCAGCCGGCGCCCACGGCATCGACCCGGACATCGTCTGCGTGCACGAGCATATCGACCTGTGCCTGGAAGCCGCGCGACGGGGCCTGCCGGTGATGCTGGAGCCGCGGGCGCGCATCGACTACCTGGCCTTCGCCGACTATCACCTGCACGACCTGCCCTACTTCATCTGGCGCTGGCGGCGCGAGGCGGTGGAAAGCAGCCTTGCCATGCTCTCGGCCAAGTGGAATTTCCTGGACGATCGCGAGGCCTATTCCGGCATCCGCGCCTTCTGCCGCGAGCATGTCGCCGGCAAGACCCTCGTCCACTCCGCCGCCGCCTTCCAGCCGGCCGAGGGGGACGCCATGCCAACCCCGGTCGAAAGCCTGGCACCGCTGATCCGGCAACTGACGCGGCTGGGCTATCCCGATACCGGCCTGCGATCGATCGTCTTCGCCCACGATCTGGCGCGGGACCTGTTCGACGGCTGCTACCGGCCCTGCGGCCGGCCGTTCCTGAACCACGCGGTCGGCACCGCCGGGGTGCTGGCGCATTTCCGGCTGCGCGTCGACATCGTCTTTGCCGGGCTGCTGCACGCCGCCTTCTCCCACGGCCGCCTGGACCAGGACCGGGCGCCGACGCCGGCCGAGCTGGCCGCCCGCCTGCCCGGCGCCCTCGGCCGGCGGGTGATCCTGCTTCTCCACCGCTATCATGCCTGGCAGCGCGATCCCGGGCGGCTGCTACGGTCGTGGCCGGACCCGGCCAGCCTGCCGGTGGCCGAGGCCGAGGTCGCGGCCATCGCCATCGCCAATGCCATCGAGGAACTGGCGAGCGGCGAGATCACCCTGTCGGCCAAGCCCGCCGCAGGGGCAGGGCAGATCGACTATCTGGCGCGGGCCGCGGTCGCCATGGGCTCGGCCTCCATGGGCCAGGCGCTGCGCCGGTTGCACGCGGCGGTCGCATCGAGCCGACTGAGCGTGCGCCTGCCCATTCAGGACAGCTTCCGCCTGCGGGACGGCCGGAAGGTGCCGGCCGCCCACGCCTGA
- a CDS encoding amino acid permease — MIGLDKVSYRPGPIAGPMLRRHAGPWSLWGLGVSVVITGEFTGWNTGLLEGGFGGMLIATLLMSVMYIAVSLSLAELSAAMPYTGGAYAFTRIAFGPSLGFAAGIAQIVEFTLAAAAVAVGLGAYVRMLALQAGLDLPNIVWWAVLYVVFIGLNIHGVVTLFRLAIGLAVVALLALVAFWIRAVPQFDLALALDIVPKGGGSTWLPNGLIGIAWAVPFAVWFYLAIEAVALAAEETRDPARAVPRGFAWGIGTLVVAAIPTFILNSGVPPGATVISQAEEPLLLAFAALQGDRPRPVFLAIIGICGQAASFHAVIYAYGRSIYAMARAGYLPDALGRLHPTRRTPLPALVVGGILGFAVAVAGDLLPETLGLEALLIAMAVLAAIISYILQMLAFLQLRRAQPDMVRPYRSPFGATGAMTALVIALAAVVLMAFDPHLLPGFFGCAAVTAVGLVYYAYRARNRLRLSPEETAALALREQSRG; from the coding sequence GTGATCGGGCTCGACAAGGTGTCCTATCGCCCCGGCCCCATCGCCGGGCCGATGCTGCGGCGGCACGCCGGCCCCTGGTCGCTGTGGGGCCTGGGTGTCAGCGTCGTCATCACGGGCGAGTTCACCGGCTGGAACACCGGCCTGCTGGAGGGCGGTTTCGGCGGCATGCTGATCGCCACCTTGCTGATGTCGGTCATGTACATCGCCGTCAGCCTGTCGCTGGCCGAGCTCTCGGCGGCCATGCCCTATACTGGTGGCGCCTACGCCTTCACGCGGATCGCCTTCGGCCCGTCGCTCGGTTTCGCCGCCGGCATCGCCCAGATCGTCGAGTTCACGCTGGCCGCCGCCGCCGTCGCCGTCGGGCTCGGCGCCTATGTCCGCATGCTGGCATTGCAGGCCGGGCTCGACCTGCCGAACATCGTCTGGTGGGCGGTGCTCTACGTCGTCTTCATCGGCCTCAACATCCATGGCGTGGTGACGCTGTTCCGCCTGGCCATCGGGCTGGCGGTGGTGGCGCTGCTGGCGCTGGTCGCCTTCTGGATCCGCGCCGTGCCGCAGTTCGACCTGGCGCTGGCGCTCGACATCGTGCCCAAGGGCGGGGGGTCGACCTGGCTGCCCAACGGGCTCATCGGCATCGCCTGGGCGGTGCCCTTCGCCGTCTGGTTCTATCTGGCGATCGAGGCGGTGGCCCTGGCAGCGGAGGAAACGCGGGACCCGGCGCGCGCGGTGCCGCGCGGCTTCGCCTGGGGCATCGGCACCCTGGTCGTGGCCGCGATCCCGACCTTCATCCTCAACAGCGGCGTGCCGCCCGGCGCCACCGTGATCAGCCAGGCGGAAGAGCCACTGCTGCTTGCCTTCGCGGCCCTGCAGGGCGACCGGCCGCGGCCGGTCTTCCTGGCGATCATCGGCATCTGCGGCCAGGCGGCCAGCTTCCATGCGGTGATCTACGCCTATGGGCGCTCGATCTATGCCATGGCGCGGGCCGGCTACCTGCCCGATGCCCTGGGCCGGCTGCATCCGACGCGCCGCACGCCCCTTCCCGCGCTGGTCGTCGGCGGCATCCTCGGCTTCGCGGTGGCGGTGGCGGGGGATCTTCTCCCGGAGACGCTGGGGCTCGAGGCGCTGCTGATCGCCATGGCGGTCCTGGCCGCCATCATCTCCTACATCCTGCAGATGCTGGCGTTCCTCCAACTCCGTCGCGCCCAGCCCGACATGGTGCGGCCCTACCGCAGCCCGTTCGGCGCCACCGGGGCGATGACGGCCCTGGTGATCGCGCTGGCGGCGGTCGTGCTGATGGCGTTCGATCCCCACCTGTTGCCCGGGTTCTTCGGCTGCGCGGCGGTCACGGCCGTGGGCCTCGTCTACTATGCGTACCGCGCCCGGAACCGGCTGCGGCTTTCGCCGGAGGAGACCGCCGCGCTGGCGTTGCGGGAGCAGAGCCGTGGCTGA
- a CDS encoding mechanosensitive ion channel family protein, whose translation MADHLLPNSLMEVLGLAAILVFLLTSISAVLAALLVARDNLFYLGFQFIGLALALILSEAWLFDLAFAGILDDRATYRQAAWTTLVLAITYTIDMGLKIFVWEGVLARDGREAVPRLLVNVVRFLIYLLGLLIVLQFIYDQSITALATLSGAFAIVLGLSAQTTLGEMFAGIAIALSRPFRIGDWVKIGNMDEGRIIDMTWRLVRLELRDRTVVHLTNRQCAELPVKNFSFPNSAIRMAEDIFFPRGSDQDRVKAVVRRAIGEVPTVLADPPPNAVYMSARDGVDHYSMRFYIREYNLRRRIVEQVWRSVTKHLDREEMPIAQPRQAVDQFSRPVPAPTAEPEAT comes from the coding sequence GTGGCTGACCATCTCCTGCCCAACAGTCTGATGGAGGTCCTGGGCCTGGCGGCCATCCTCGTCTTCCTGCTGACCAGCATCAGCGCCGTCCTGGCGGCCCTGCTGGTGGCGCGCGACAACCTCTTCTATCTGGGCTTCCAGTTCATCGGCCTGGCCTTGGCCCTCATACTGTCGGAGGCTTGGCTCTTCGACCTCGCCTTCGCCGGCATCCTGGACGACCGCGCCACCTATCGCCAGGCGGCCTGGACGACGCTCGTCCTGGCGATCACCTACACCATCGACATGGGCCTCAAGATCTTCGTCTGGGAGGGGGTGCTGGCACGCGACGGTCGCGAGGCGGTGCCGCGCCTGCTGGTCAACGTCGTGCGCTTCCTCATCTACCTGCTCGGCCTGCTGATCGTATTGCAGTTCATCTACGACCAGTCGATCACGGCGCTCGCCACCCTGTCCGGCGCCTTCGCCATCGTGCTGGGCCTGTCGGCGCAGACGACGCTGGGCGAGATGTTCGCCGGCATCGCCATCGCGCTGTCGCGGCCCTTCCGCATCGGCGACTGGGTCAAGATCGGCAACATGGACGAGGGCCGCATCATCGACATGACCTGGCGCCTGGTGCGGCTGGAGTTGCGCGACCGCACCGTCGTCCACCTGACGAACCGGCAATGCGCGGAACTGCCGGTGAAGAACTTCAGCTTCCCGAACAGCGCGATCCGCATGGCAGAGGACATCTTCTTCCCGCGCGGCAGCGACCAGGACCGGGTGAAGGCCGTCGTCCGCCGCGCCATCGGCGAGGTGCCGACCGTACTGGCCGACCCGCCGCCCAACGCCGTCTACATGAGTGCCCGCGACGGCGTGGACCATTATTCGATGCGGTTCTACATCCGCGAATACAACCTGCGCCGCCGCATCGTCGAGCAGGTCTGGCGCAGCGTCACCAAGCATCTCGACCGCGAGGAAATGCCGATCGCCCAGCCGCGCCAGGCGGTCGACCAGTTCAGCCGACCAGTCCCCGCGCCGACCGCCGAGCCCGAGGCGACCTGA
- the puuE gene encoding allantoinase PuuE: MEDRYPRDLRGYGRNPPDPRWPGGARIALQFVINYEEGGENNILHGDGQSEAFLSEIVGAAAWPGERHWNMESIYEYGARAGFWRLWRLFTQRAIPVTVYGVATALQRGPEQVAAMREAGWEIASHGLKWIEYKDFTREREQAHMAEAIAIHTAVTGERPQGWYTGRCSMRTLDLVMEEGGFLYSSDSYADDLPYWVTGSNGPHLVVPYTLDTNDMRFATAQGFNSGDQFFTYLKDSFDLLYAEGGTAPKMLSVGLHCRLAGRPGRAAALARFMDYAGRHAGVWFCRRADIARHWVAEHPWRAGA; encoded by the coding sequence ATGGAAGACCGCTATCCGCGCGACCTCCGCGGCTATGGCCGCAACCCGCCCGACCCGCGCTGGCCGGGCGGCGCCCGCATCGCCCTCCAGTTCGTGATCAACTACGAGGAGGGGGGCGAGAACAACATCCTCCACGGCGACGGCCAGTCGGAGGCGTTCCTGTCCGAGATCGTGGGGGCCGCCGCCTGGCCCGGCGAGCGGCACTGGAACATGGAGTCCATCTACGAATATGGCGCGCGTGCCGGCTTCTGGCGGCTGTGGCGGCTGTTCACGCAGCGCGCCATCCCCGTCACCGTCTATGGCGTGGCGACGGCCCTGCAGCGCGGGCCCGAACAGGTTGCAGCCATGCGCGAGGCCGGCTGGGAGATCGCCAGCCACGGCCTGAAATGGATCGAGTACAAGGATTTCACCCGCGAGCGGGAACAGGCCCACATGGCCGAGGCGATCGCCATCCACACGGCCGTGACCGGCGAGCGCCCGCAGGGCTGGTACACCGGCCGCTGCTCGATGCGCACGCTGGACCTGGTGATGGAGGAGGGGGGCTTCCTCTATTCGTCCGACAGCTATGCCGACGACCTGCCCTACTGGGTGACGGGCTCGAACGGGCCGCATCTGGTCGTGCCCTACACGCTCGACACCAACGACATGCGCTTCGCGACGGCCCAGGGCTTCAATTCGGGCGACCAGTTCTTCACCTACCTGAAGGACAGCTTCGACCTGCTTTATGCCGAGGGCGGGACGGCGCCCAAGATGCTGTCGGTCGGGCTGCACTGCCGGCTGGCCGGGCGCCCGGGCCGGGCCGCGGCCCTCGCCCGTTTCATGGACTATGCCGGGCGCCATGCCGGCGTCTGGTTCTGCCGCCGGGCCGACATCGCCCGGCACTGGGTGGCCGAGCATCCCTGGCGGGCGGGGGCCTGA
- a CDS encoding SDR family NAD(P)-dependent oxidoreductase: MEGFARYPSLEDRAVFVSGGATGIGAAIVEHYVAQGARVAFVDIDEASAAALLERLKGVGPAPLFIPCDLRDIPALRAACAQASSAIGPIRAVVNNAARDDRHTIEEVTPEYWDERMATNLRHQFFVSQALAPAMAEAGGGAIVNFGSISWMGMTPNIPVYLTAKAAVQGLTRALARDLGDKKIRVNTVVPGWVMTERQVSMWLTPEAEARLMTLQCLKEKVYPPDLARMVLWLTADDSRMVSAQTFIVDGGRI, encoded by the coding sequence ATGGAAGGGTTTGCTCGCTATCCGAGCCTTGAGGATCGCGCCGTGTTCGTCAGTGGCGGGGCGACCGGCATCGGTGCCGCCATCGTCGAGCACTACGTCGCCCAGGGTGCGCGCGTGGCCTTCGTCGACATCGACGAAGCTTCAGCGGCGGCCCTGCTGGAACGGCTGAAAGGGGTGGGGCCGGCGCCGCTCTTCATTCCCTGCGACCTGCGCGACATCCCGGCCCTGCGCGCGGCCTGCGCCCAGGCATCGTCCGCGATCGGGCCGATCCGTGCCGTCGTCAACAATGCCGCGCGCGACGACCGCCACACGATCGAGGAGGTGACGCCGGAATACTGGGACGAGCGCATGGCGACCAATCTGCGCCACCAGTTCTTCGTCTCCCAGGCGCTGGCGCCGGCGATGGCGGAAGCCGGCGGCGGCGCCATCGTCAATTTCGGCTCGATCTCGTGGATGGGCATGACGCCCAACATCCCGGTCTACCTGACCGCCAAGGCGGCCGTGCAGGGCCTGACCCGGGCGCTCGCCCGTGACCTCGGCGACAAGAAGATCCGTGTGAACACGGTGGTGCCCGGCTGGGTGATGACCGAGCGTCAGGTGTCGATGTGGCTGACGCCAGAGGCCGAGGCCCGGCTGATGACGCTGCAATGCCTGAAGGAGAAGGTCTATCCGCCCGACCTGGCACGCATGGTGCTGTGGCTGACGGCCGACGACAGCCGCATGGTCTCGGCCCAGACCTTCATCGTCGACGGGGGCCGGATCTAG